ATCGCTCCAGTGTTTTGCCCTTGGGCGATGTTTGTAGCTTCGCACAGTTAGAGATAACCCGATATTTACTCATCTCTGGCTCGGAGTCCAATTTTGCAGCTCAAAACTATGAATAAATCTAACACTCCCTAATTGAATTCTTCAAACAGGCCAGATTTTCAAGGTTAGGTCCAAATGCAAATCCATTTTCCAGCTTGAACATtgaaaagtcattttcattgaTCTTAAAGAGAAAATATAGGCAGCATAAAAAGGCAGTAAGTTGCCTCCTGTTTCATTAAAGGGAAAATGAATTGTAGTGTGATACATACTCATTGTACAACATTGATGCTATAGTTCATTTTCCTAAgataaatgaattattaattttcTATGTTGTACGTGCCCCATTGTTGGTCTTGCACATGCAACTGGAAACATTGAAAAATAGGAGATGTAGAGATGTAATTATGCAACATGTTGACCAAAAAGTATCAATAGTCATCCTATTCTGCCACTAAAGAGATGCCTTGAATGATAAATTCCAGTAATTGTTTGCAGGGTTAGTTAGTATTTATTTGGCATGGTTTCCCTAATTATTTCTCCGGACGTGTTTTGTCTTCTGCATAATTCGCGATTCCTCAGGGACAGTGTAGTGAGTGGGTGTGCTGAGAGAGCCGGCTAATGGGGGGAGATGGCGCTGAATACCAATGCACAGACCAGTCAGTCCTTGCAGAGaccagacagtgtgtgtgtgtgtgtgtgtgtgtgtgtgtgtgtgtgtgtgtgtgtgtgtgtgtgtgtgtgtgtgtgtgtgtgtgtgtgtgtgtgtgtgtgtgtgtgtgtgtgtgtgtgtgtgtgtgtgtgtgtgtgtgtgtgtgtgtgtgtgtgtgtgtgtgtgtgtgtgtgtgtgtgtgtgtgtgtgtatttgtaagttgtgtgtgttttttgtgcatcATTGCACATCACATATGCGTGTgtatacttgtgtgtgtttgctctgtttGCTGCTCTGTCCCCactcacatcccgtctggatcGAAACCCTGCCCTTCCTGTGCTAAAATAAACCCACCTTGGGAAGTTGAGGACCTTGCACAGAGCGTTGAGTGTTATACCTTTTGATTTTTCTCTGACTTGTATCGTGCAGCAAGTGTAGAGCCTGTGACTTTGTGCAGACTGCAAATTGTAAAGCTCACAACATGATAACTTCAGCAggatatatttatattgaattTAGTTCAATATTGTTTATGGTTTTACTTTAATATTACATGTGAGtgtcacagaaaaataacaatgtaatgtgattaaaaTCAGTCATACATTCTTGACCTTCACAATAGTCCACTCAAAGTCCACTTATTAGCTTTTTTCCAGAGCTCCATCCACTTATGAAGACCATAAATGTGGTAGAAAGCCCTGATAATACATACATTTCTGGATGGTTTTAAATTTGCAAATTTAATGAAATGATCAAAACTCAagattagtttagttttaagtttagttttagaAAACAATCTCGCCAAAAAGTCCATTTAGTAGCCGTTTTGCAAATTTCAATCACATCACATGATTTTTGTCAGCAAGTGAAGTTTGCCTAGTTGTCATGTTTAACTTGTTTATGTTGTGAGAAAAGCTACTAAGTGGAGCTTTTGAGAGTATTTTCTCAGTTGCTGTTTCCAGAGTTGAGGAAGTGAGGTTTTAACCACAGAGATAGCATATTTAGTTTCTTGAGAGCGTAGCAGTGGTGAGATATGATCACCTTCTAATCCTAAATTTCCAATGCTTagctgtaaataataataataaaagcctTTCAGTCTTAATctttacttctctctttcttctgtaTTGTCTCCAGCTCATAGTGGAGAAGACCACAGACTTTCCCTCTGCTGAGTTCTCTCTGGTGGAGGATGTGGCTCTGCACTTCACCTGTTTGATGGACAGGCTGAATGAGCAGCGCCTCTTCCAGCCTGACCTGTGTGACGTCGACATCGTTCTGGTGCGTCAGCACAGCACCTTCCCCGCTCACAAGGGCGTGCTGGCGGCCTACAGCCCATTCTTCCACTCCCTTTTCGCCCAAAGCAAACAGCTGCGACGGGTGGACCTGTCGCTGGATGCCCTAACGTCACAGGGCCTGCAGCAAATCCTCAACTTCATCTACACCTCCAAACTGCTGGTGAGCAGCCGCACTGTTCGTGACGTGCTGAACGCTGCTACACTGCTTCAGATGAGCGACATCGCAGCTTCCTGTCGTGACCTCATCAGCAGCCACTCGCTGAGAACCACCTGCTTAGATATGGCCAATCAGGAAGGGCTCAGCAGCAGTGACCCAGCTACTGTGGCGATGCCCCCCAGTCAGCTGTACCGGGAGATCAAACAGGAGTCAGAGCTGGGCAGGGTGTACACACGGGAGGGCAGCAGCCCGTTTTCTGTTAAAGTGGAGGAGGCGGGCAAAGGGGCTTCCCAACCGAAGCAATACTACCCGAACAATGAGGGGTCCGTGGGTGGGGCTGGCACAGGTGTGGTCGCTTTGTGCAAAGTTGAGGGCAATGGGGAGGAGTCAAAGACCACAGAGGGCCACACCTCCTTCAACAGAGATCAGATCATTGTTGAAGTCAACCTCAACAACCAGACTCTCAATGTGTCAAAAGGGTCAGAGGGCAAATCAGCAATCGCTGCAGAGACAGCCACTATGTTCAGTCATTGCTGTGACAACAAGATAGATtcagaggatgatgatgagaatGAGGCAGAGAATGATGATGCAGTTGGAGACGAGGATGATGATGACCTAAAGAGGGCCGACATACTGGGGCAGAGCAgcgaagaggaagatgaggaggaggatgaggaagaggaggagaacacCCTCAACATTCCAGGTTTCGAGCAGCCAGCAATGATGGATCGACCTCGTCGGGGCACCAGAGCCTTGACCATGGCAGGTACAACTGCTTCCATGCGGCAGACGCTCACAGAGGCCACGCTGGCCAACCAGCGGCCAGGTGGGAAGAGGACGCTGGACGCAGAGGGCCTTGGCCAGAAAGTGAGGCTGGAGGAAAAGCAACATTTCCCATGCAAGAAATGCCCTCGCGTCTTTAACAATCGCTGGTACCTGGAAAAACACATGAACGTCACTCACAACCGCATGCAGATCTGCAATAACTGTGGGAAACGCTTCCTGCTGGAGAGcgagctgctgctgcaccaaCAGACCGACTGTGAGAAGAGCATCCAGGTATGATTCAGccatgatgataatgatgatgtcactgtcacttttacagtttaacaattaTAATCTAAGTGACTAAAATCTGTCTAAACAGTGTCATACTGTCTTAATCATAATAAGAGAAGTGAGATATTGCTTTTGGGACTTTTTTGCCCTGGGTTTGCCTCTCAGGATACACACAGGCTGTCCTAAACCTCTGATTGATGGGGCTTTGCAGTAAGTTCTGATCCAGCACCAAATAATACGAGAGCAACAATTACCAATGTTGATACCAAAACCAATACTTTTTATTGACTGTTATAGGAAAGAGACACATGTCATGATTGTTTTACTGTTCCCTGTTATTACAGAATCAGATGCATGTTTAAATTCAGGAACTTAATGGTTTTTAATGGTTAATAACAACCATGGTAAAATTAAAAATTTTTTTAGCATGTCAGTTCTCTGAACTTACAAGGCAATTGTGATGCGTATGCACATAATAGCAGCAGAAAAGCACTTTGCTTAGAAGTGACCAGAATGTGATCTAGTGTGAGATGGATCCAATTCAGTAGTATTGACACATATGGTATCAATCTGCTCAGCCCGTCTTGACAGGAAGCTCTGCAGACATTACTCAGGGCTAAAATAATTACCATACACACACCCTTCAAGTTATAAATCACtgaatttctgtttttcttgacAGGATTggtcagaatttttttttcaaatctatcATTTGAACATTGAAATAGATCTCTCTTGTTCTAATTATATAAAACTAATAATACACAGAATTTCTAAATGTTTTGCCATTATAGTGGAAGGAACAATTACTATTTTCATCATAATAtctataatataatgataataatatctATCTATTAAATACCTATAAATAATCCTCATTACAATACATCACTGTCACTTCTGACACCAAACCTATGCACTTGTTTAAAGCAGTTACTGCTTTGAATGCTTGTAATACATAACTAatcagtatattatatatatatatatattactaatAAGTGCATGCATGTTACAATTGTATAATTATGATAAAATTGATCAGAGTCAGTTACTCAGTCAGCCGGCAGTCAGTAATAATAAATTCTGATATCCCTCAGTGCCTCTACCATTTCCTCTCTGCAGTGAGCAGCTGGACTCCTGCTGTAGTTTTGAAGatcattttctgctttaatCTGCTGACTCTAATTGCTTTTTTTGCTACAGTGCATGCTCAAGTGTCTGTGTAAGCATACACACCTggatatgtgcatgtgtttgtaaagACTGTTGATGGTAATGACTTTCTTAAAATCTCAGTAGTTGCTATATTTTTCCCCTTCgctctgtttttattctctaaGTGTGTAACATGTGGCAAGGCCTTCAAGAAGCTGTGGTCGTTACACGAGCATAACAAGATCGTCCACGGCTATGCAGAGAAGAAGTTCTCCTGCGAGATCTGTGAGAAGAAGTTCTACACCATGGCTCATGTCAGGAAGCACATGGTCGGTGAGTGCCATTAAAATCAGCGATCCTGGTTAGTCACTTTGTTCCCATGTGTTACTTTAGGCTTCCTTTTCTACATCCCACACCCGATTGTCGTGCAGGATTTGTTTTGGGTGTTGCTTTCCTTTTCCACTTTTTAGGGAGATAAGCATCTTATTTCCCAGGCGGGTTCACCTCACTCTCTGTGTATATCCGCATTTCAACAGCTAAAGCAATGCTTGTATAAAGTGCAGTAAATCATTGAGTCACAGTGACCCTTTTTACTGCAGCACTGACTATAAGAGTTTGAGGTGTGAACATTAGAGAAAATATCTGATGAAACACATCAGCTATCCTCAATATTGAACAGCATTAACTAATCttatactgtttgtttgtgcGTGTAGCTCATACGAAGGACATGCCATTCACCTGTGAGACGTGCGGGAAGTCGTTCAAGCGCAGCATGTCCCTGAAGGTTCACTCTCTGCAGCACTCTGGAGAGAAACCCTTCAAGTGTGAGGTTTGAGCTCCTTTTTATATGCAGCTgatgctgctactgctgcttcTCTCCACTTCACCTATATTAACAGTTTAATTCCAAAAATGAGATATCTCCAATTTTACTACCTGtcaatgtttaaatgaataaagtctGGAATATTATGTAAATGATAGTTCAATTATGAATCTCTTTAAGACCTTAACTTGTAAGATACTCATGTTTAGTGTCAAGGAATGATTATTAATATCGTTAACATATTGTTGAATTGTATTCATTATTAGTGTTTCTTTTCTGGAATCTTTCTCCCTTCACACCCCACCCTTGTATGAATAATCCCCAGCTGAGAGCTTCCCGTCTGCACAACCAGCAGCAGTATCCACCTGGCTactgactgtagcttcatatttagcataaaAACTTATGTGGTATCAATCTTCCTGTCTAACTCTCaccaagaaagcaaataagtatGTTTACCTATAtgttaaactattcctttaaagcaAAGACTTTTAAAATTCTTTGCATTGTCAATCCATGTTAAGTTTTGAAACACCACAACCCAGATTTTCTGGTTTTCTGGTAGGTTTTCCTGTTTATAAAATTGGGGTCATTCTCATATTTGAAGCTGCATAACTTAACATGTGTAAAACTAATAATACGGCTCGTAATTCAtagcaaatacaaaaaataaatagtcaTGATCTGGAAATGCATTCTATTTTATGACTGACATCTGTCACAATGTGTTTTACAGAAGCACGGTTTCTCACAGCTTAGATTTGAATTAAATTTGTCACAAGAAAGACTCCCGTTTTGAatatcatctgttttttttggggggggtttgCATATCAATTTCAATTCAGCATACATTTTTCTCCATAATGATTGGAATAAGACCTATTCAAACAGTTATCAATACACGTGTAAAAATGTTCACCGTGTGTCATTTCAGAACTGTAGCGAG
Above is a window of Scomber scombrus chromosome 20, fScoSco1.1, whole genome shotgun sequence DNA encoding:
- the zbtb47b gene encoding zinc finger and BTB domain-containing protein 47, whose product is MLIVEKTTDFPSAEFSLVEDVALHFTCLMDRLNEQRLFQPDLCDVDIVLVRQHSTFPAHKGVLAAYSPFFHSLFAQSKQLRRVDLSLDALTSQGLQQILNFIYTSKLLVSSRTVRDVLNAATLLQMSDIAASCRDLISSHSLRTTCLDMANQEGLSSSDPATVAMPPSQLYREIKQESELGRVYTREGSSPFSVKVEEAGKGASQPKQYYPNNEGSVGGAGTGVVALCKVEGNGEESKTTEGHTSFNRDQIIVEVNLNNQTLNVSKGSEGKSAIAAETATMFSHCCDNKIDSEDDDENEAENDDAVGDEDDDDLKRADILGQSSEEEDEEEDEEEEENTLNIPGFEQPAMMDRPRRGTRALTMAGTTASMRQTLTEATLANQRPGGKRTLDAEGLGQKVRLEEKQHFPCKKCPRVFNNRWYLEKHMNVTHNRMQICNNCGKRFLLESELLLHQQTDCEKSIQCVTCGKAFKKLWSLHEHNKIVHGYAEKKFSCEICEKKFYTMAHVRKHMVAHTKDMPFTCETCGKSFKRSMSLKVHSLQHSGEKPFKCENCSERFQYKYQLRSHMSIHIGHKQFMCQWCGKDFNMKQYFDEHMKTHTGEKPYICEICGKSFTSRPNMKRHRRTHTGEKPYPCEVCGQRFRFSNMLKAHREKCFRVSNPMVTDGNDPLGLDQPLASPTVDSSGQVQLGTTLPAPPVTTPAAASSPHPLHGTQLSLPLLHSMGGLPPTPHLPPPPPLFSAGRMNSNN